In Microbacterium laevaniformans, a single window of DNA contains:
- a CDS encoding DUF4870 domain-containing protein — MTTPPYPQPAAQPGPQQMNPSDEKTWATLVHVGGIFYFLPSLIGYLVLKDRGPFVRAHTAAALNFQLTMLIASLVGTVLSIIGIGLLILLAVYVVNIVFSIIAAVKANKGEWYTYPLSISFVS, encoded by the coding sequence ATGACCACTCCGCCGTACCCGCAACCCGCGGCCCAGCCCGGCCCGCAGCAGATGAATCCGTCCGACGAGAAGACGTGGGCGACCCTGGTCCACGTCGGCGGCATCTTCTACTTCCTGCCGTCGCTGATCGGCTACCTCGTGCTGAAGGACCGCGGCCCGTTCGTGCGGGCGCACACGGCCGCCGCGCTGAACTTCCAGCTCACGATGCTGATCGCGTCCCTCGTCGGCACGGTGCTCTCCATCATCGGCATCGGGCTGCTCATCCTGCTCGCCGTGTACGTGGTGAACATCGTCTTCTCGATCATCGCCGCCGTGAAGGCGAACAAGGGGGAGTGGTACACCTACCCCCTTTCGATCTCGTTCGTCAGCTGA